TCTGGTACAGCCCCTTATGTAATACCTTTCGATGACGTTGCGTCATCCATTTTGACGGAGATTCAGGTGAGCAGCCATAAGAATATCGAAGTGAGCATCGTCACCCCGATGCACAACGAGGAACTCTGCATCCGCGAGTTCCACAGCCGTGTTTCCGCAACCCTGCGCAAGGAAGGGTGGAGCCACGAGATCGTGCTGGTCAATGACGGGTCCACGGACCGCACCGGGAGCATCATCCGGGAGCTGAGCGCCGAGGATCCGAATCTGGTGGGCGTGTTCCTGTCCCGCAACCGGGGCCAGTGCAACGCCATCTATGCCGGAATCCAGCACAGCCGGGGCCGGTACGTGGTGATCATGGATGGTGACCTTCAGCACAGGCCCGAGGAGATTCCCGCGCTCGTGAACAAGATGCGCGAGGGGTACGACATGGTCTCGGGCATGCGCCAGAAGCGTTCCGAAAGCAAGTGGCTGCGTCTGGTGCCCAGCCGGATTGCCAACTGGATGATCCGCAAGGCCAGCGGCTGCGAGATTCACGACATGGGCGGCTTTTCCTGCATTGACGGGGACATGGCTCGCTCCATGCACCTGCGCGAGGGCCATCACCGGTTTCTGCCCGCCATCATCTACCGCATGGGCGGAGCCGTGGCCGAGGTGCCCACGTCCGCGCCGCCGCGTTTTGCGGGCCGGAGCCACTACGGCATCAGCCGCAGCATCGACGTGCTGTTCGACATCGTGAGCCTGTGGTTCCAGAATTCCTTCAAGCAGCGGCCCGTGTACCTGTTCGGCCGCATCAGTCTGGCCCTGTTCCTGTTCGCGTCCGCGCTCATGGTTTGGGTACTGTTCGAAAAGGTGTTTCTGGGCGTGCACATGGGGACCCGACCTCCGTTCATGGGGGCCATCCTGCTGTATCTGGCCTCTCTCGGCTTCATGTCCACCGGATTCATTCTCGAGGCCATAGGCGATACTCTGGATTCCGTGCTTCAGGCCAAGCCCTATGCCGTACGCGAGGTGGTCCGAGGTGGAGAAAAGCAGGAAACGAACGGCTGATCCGTGCGAAAAATGATGATTTTCGACAGGCGGCCCAGGGGCCGCCTGTTTAGCTTGTACCGACTTTTCAGCCCGTAGCCCGCGTCATGACGCCGGGCTGCAAGAGGAAAACGATATGTTCGTCAAACGTTGGAGCGCGCCCGGTGGATACAGGGAAGCGCTCGCCATCGGTCTGCCTCTGGTGGTCAGCATGGCCTCGCACATGGTCATGACCACCACGGACCGGATATTTCTGGGCAACTATTCCATGGATGCCCTTGCCGCGGCCTTGCCCGCCGGAGTCATGAACTTCCTGTTCGTGTCCTTTTTTCTCGGCGTGGTGGAATACGCTGCCGTGTTCGTGGCCCAGTACACCGGGGCCGGACGGCCGGAGCGTGTGGGCGCGTCCCTGTGGCAGGCCCTGTGGTTCTGCCTGCCCGCCTATCTGATACTCATTCTGTTCGGCCTGAATTCCCACATCCTGTTCGAGCTGGTGGGCCATGCCTCGGAGGTGCGCGAGCTGGAGGAGGTCTACTACTCCATTCTCTGCTACGGCGGTGGCCCGTATCTGATCGGTGTGGCTCTGGCCTGCTTCTTTTCCGGCCGGGGCATGACCAAGCCCGTGATGCTCGTGAATCTGGGAGGCGCGATACTGAATGTGCCGCTGGATTACTGTCTGATCAACGGGGTTGGCCCGTTTCCGGAGCTTGGCATCCGGGGCGCGGGCATTGCCACGGTCGGCGGTTTCGTGTTTTCGGCCCTGTGCTTTGCCCTGCTCGTGTTCCGCAAACGGAACGAAAAGACGTTCAAGGTCTGGTCCGGCTGGCGGTTTGATCCTGAGCTGTTCCGCCGTTTTCTGCGTTTCGGTCTGCCCGGCGGCGTCCAGTTTTTTCTGGACATGTTCGCAGTCTCGTTCTTCGTGTTCATGGTCGGTCGCATCGGCACCGTGGAGCTGGCCGCATCCAACATCGGCATGACGCTGGACAACGTGGCCTATCTGCCCATGGTGGGCATGTCCATTGCCGTGAGCGTGATGGTGGGGCAGGCCATGGGCAAGAAGTCCCCGGAGAGCGCGGCCTATGCCACCACCAGCGTCCTGCACATCGCCTGGGTGTACATGGGCGGAGTGGGCGTGCTGCTGCTCGTGTTTCCGGATTTCTTCATTGAGATATTCCGCACCCGCGGCATGAGCGACGCGGAATTCGCGCCCATTCTGGAACTGGGCAGGGTGCTGCTGCGCTACGTGGCCGGATTCACCCTGCTGGACGCGGTCTGCATCATTCATGCGGGCGCACTCAAGGGCGCGGGCGATACCCGGTTCATCATGTGGTCCATCGGCCTGTCCTCGATCTTCGGCATGGTCCTGCCCCTGACTCTGCTCTACATGGCCGGATATCACAGCGTGCATGTGCCCTGGGCCTGCCTGTACGCCTATGTGGTCCTGCTCATGTGCGTGCTGCGCTATCGGTACGTCAAGGGACCGTGGCGCAGGATGCAGGTCATCGAGGATGAACCGTCCGTGCCCGGGGAACGCATTGACACGGCGCGACCGTAGGCTACCATGTCCCCATGGCATTGCGTGCGTTGCAGGAATATCTGGTTCGGCTCGGCAAGGAGCATGATCGCGTCCTGATCGCCTTTTCCGGCGGGGTGGACAGTTCCGCGGTGGCCTGCGTCGCGCATCGGGCGCTGCCGGGCCGCGCTCGGGCCGTGACCGCGAATACCGGATTCCAGTCCGCGTCATCGCTGGAACAGGCCCGGGACATTGCCGCAGGCATCGGGATTCCGCATCAGGAGGTGCGCCTTGATCTGCTGGCGGACCCGGCCATTGCCGCGAATGGCCCGGATCGCTGCTATCTGTGCAAGCGTGCCGTGTTTGCCTCGATTCGCTCGCTGGGCGATCATGCGGCGATCGTGGACGGCACCAATGCGGACGACGATCCGGCCCGGCCCGGCAGGCGGGCGCTCCGTGAGCTTGGCGTACTGTCGCCGCTGGAGTCGTGCGGACTGTCCAAGGACATGGTTCGCGACGTGGCAAAGGAACTGAAGTTGCCCAATCATGATGCACCGTCCGACAGTTGTCTGGCCACGCGCATTCCCGTGAACATCCGGTTGTCGCGACGCGCTCTGGATCAGGTGGAATGCATGGAGAAAACCGTGAAGAATCTGGGCGTTACCCGGGTCAGGGCGCGGTGTGATGATCTGGTGACCACCGTGGAATTTCCGGCGCGGGAATCCCGCATCATGCAGAAAAACGGGGATATGGTTCGAAGCGAGGCCCGAAGGCTCGGGTTTGCGGACTGTCGCTTCAGGGAGTGGGACGCATGAGCATGGACGCATTGCTGGACGAGCTGCTGTCCGGTCGGATGGATCGGGAGGATTTCAAGCGGCAGGTGCTGGACCACGCGTTTCTGGACGCAGGGTGCGCCCGGCTCGACGTGCATCGGCAGAAGCGCACGGGCGGGCCCGAGGTCGTGTACTGCGAATCCAAGTCTCCGGAGCAGGTCGCTGAAATATTTGATGTTCTGGATCGGGAAAACGGCGCGGTGCTGGGCACTCGGGCCACCCCGGCCCATGCCGAGGCCGTGCGGACCGTGCTCAAGGACGTGGAATACGACCCGGTGTCCCGGCTGCTGCAAAAGGGCGGGGCCAGCAGACGATCCGGCCGCATCGTGGTGGTGAGCGCGGGCACGTCCGATGCGCCCGTGGCCGAGGAGGCTGCGCAAACAGCGGAATTCCTCGGGTCGAACGTGGAACGGCATTACGATTGCGGCGTTGCCGGCATCCATCGGCTGTTTTCCGTGGCCGGTTCGTTTTGCGGAGCCGGTGCGGTCATTGCCGTGGCGGGCATGGAAGGCGCGCTGCCTTCGGTGGTGGGCGGCCTGTCCGAGCCCCCGGTCATTGCCGTGCCCACCAGCGTGGGCTACGGCGCGAATTTCGGGGGACTTGCCGCGTTGCTGGCCATGATGAATGCGTGCGCACCCGGCATCGGCGTGGTCAACATCGACAACGGCTTCGGAGCCGGGTTCCTCGCCCACAAGATCAATGCCCGCACCTTGGCCCCGGGCCGGGAATGACGTATACCCGTCGGGTGAATCGACCGTGCAACGCGACAGCATGCCTGAGTATCGGAGTTTTGCTTGAAGTACCTGTATCTTGATTGTTCCACGGGCGTGAGCGGGGACATGCTCCTTGCCTCCATGGCCCATGCCCTTGAGGAACTGGACGGCCCGGGCGCGGGATTCGATTTCCTGCAATCCGAACTGGCCCGTCTCGGACTGGACGGGTTTCATCTGGAGTTTTCCTGCAAATCCGTAAGTCATATCAGCACCCGTCACGTGGACGTGGTGCAGACAAAAGACCAGCCATTGCGCACGCTTTCGGACCTGCAACGCATCATTGAGGCCAGCGAGCTGCCCGAACGCGCCGCGTCCCGGTCGCTCGAAGCGGTCGAACTGCTGGCCCGCGCCGAGGCCAAGGTGCACGGCGTGGACGTGGACCGGATTCATTTTCACGAGATCGGGGCTGTGGATACCATTGCGGATATTTGCGGATCAATGGTTCTGGCCGAGGCGCTGGGCGTGGATCGGATCGTGTGTTCGCCCGTGGATCTGGGCAGCGGATTCGTGCAGATCGCGCATGGCACTTTGCCTGTTCCTGCACCGGCTTGCGCCGAGCTTGCCACGGGGCTGGCCGTGTTTGCCACTCCCTGCGGCATGGAGCGGGCCACGCCCACGGGACTGGCCGTCTTGCGGACCCTTGCGGATGAATGCGGCTCCCTGCCGCTGGGCACGGTTCGGGCCGTGGGCTACGGCTCGGGCGGGCGCTCCTGCGACGAGCAGCCCACCTATGTGCGGGCATTCGTTCTGGAGTCGGTTGCTGTTCAGCCCATGGTCAGGGAGCATGCGCATGGCTGATGATGTTCGCGTGATCGTGGCCAGATATCGAGAGGATGTGTCCTGGCTCCGGGAGCTGGGATATCCCTTCCTGATCTACGACAAGAGCGACGACCCCTTTCCCGGGGCAGTGCCGCTGCCGAACATCGGCCGCGAGGCCCACACCTATCTCACCCACATCGTCCGGGAATACGACACCCTTGCCCCTGTCACCGCGTTCGTGCAGGGCGACCCTTTTGATCATCTGTCGGATCACGGTCGCGCCACTGTGGATGATCTGCGAAGGATCATTGCGGATGTTGCGGATCGGGGCACCCCGTTCAAGGGGCTGGCCTGGTTCCGACTGAAGTGCGACGGTCTGGGCAGACCGCACGATCTGCGCAAGCCCGAAAACCGGGGACGCTGGGCCGGGTGGGGCAGGGATATTCCGGTCGCGGAAATCTTCGGACATCTTTTTCAGGCCGAACCGCCCGTCCAATTCATTGCCCGGGCCGCCACCGGCAATTTCTGCGTGACCCGCGAGCGCATCCGCACCCGTCCCCGGGCCTTTTACGAGTACGCGCTTTCCCTTGTGCTGGCCGATCCGCAGGACGAGAACAATACCGGGCACGCCTTTGAACGGCTCTGGCAACTGATCTTCAACGGCAACGCGGCATGGAACCGGGACAGGTATCCCGGAACGGAGGCGTGATGCTGATCCCCCTGAATTTGCGCATTGCGGTGTCGTCCCTTGCCGCGCACAAGCTCAGGGCCGTACTGGCCATGCTCGGCGTGTTTCTGGGCGCATTGGCCTTTACCGGGGTGCAGCATGTTTCCGGCATGATGGTGCGCAACGCCGAGATCGAGGCGGAAAAGCTCGGGCCGAATCTGTATGCCGTGGTGGCCGGAAGCAGCCGATTCTCCAAGCACGGCGGCATCCGGTTCAGGGGCATGGTCCGAACCTTCACCCTGGCCGATGCCCGGGCCCTGATTGCGGGCGTGCCGTCCGTGATCGACGGAACTCCGTTTCACTGGGGCGAGATGCCCGTGCGCGGCAATGGAGCCGCCACCACGGCCATGATTGTGGCCACCTATCCGAACTATCAGGATATCCGCAGTTTTCGCCCGGACATGGGCCGTTTTTTCACGGAGGAAGAGGTGCGGGAGCGGGCCAAGGTCTGCGTGCTGGGCCGGGAGATCGCCA
Above is a window of Pseudodesulfovibrio tunisiensis DNA encoding:
- a CDS encoding glycosyltransferase family 2 protein; the protein is MSSHKNIEVSIVTPMHNEELCIREFHSRVSATLRKEGWSHEIVLVNDGSTDRTGSIIRELSAEDPNLVGVFLSRNRGQCNAIYAGIQHSRGRYVVIMDGDLQHRPEEIPALVNKMREGYDMVSGMRQKRSESKWLRLVPSRIANWMIRKASGCEIHDMGGFSCIDGDMARSMHLREGHHRFLPAIIYRMGGAVAEVPTSAPPRFAGRSHYGISRSIDVLFDIVSLWFQNSFKQRPVYLFGRISLALFLFASALMVWVLFEKVFLGVHMGTRPPFMGAILLYLASLGFMSTGFILEAIGDTLDSVLQAKPYAVREVVRGGEKQETNG
- a CDS encoding MATE family efflux transporter; its protein translation is MFVKRWSAPGGYREALAIGLPLVVSMASHMVMTTTDRIFLGNYSMDALAAALPAGVMNFLFVSFFLGVVEYAAVFVAQYTGAGRPERVGASLWQALWFCLPAYLILILFGLNSHILFELVGHASEVRELEEVYYSILCYGGGPYLIGVALACFFSGRGMTKPVMLVNLGGAILNVPLDYCLINGVGPFPELGIRGAGIATVGGFVFSALCFALLVFRKRNEKTFKVWSGWRFDPELFRRFLRFGLPGGVQFFLDMFAVSFFVFMVGRIGTVELAASNIGMTLDNVAYLPMVGMSIAVSVMVGQAMGKKSPESAAYATTSVLHIAWVYMGGVGVLLLVFPDFFIEIFRTRGMSDAEFAPILELGRVLLRYVAGFTLLDAVCIIHAGALKGAGDTRFIMWSIGLSSIFGMVLPLTLLYMAGYHSVHVPWACLYAYVVLLMCVLRYRYVKGPWRRMQVIEDEPSVPGERIDTARP
- the larE gene encoding ATP-dependent sacrificial sulfur transferase LarE, with protein sequence MALRALQEYLVRLGKEHDRVLIAFSGGVDSSAVACVAHRALPGRARAVTANTGFQSASSLEQARDIAAGIGIPHQEVRLDLLADPAIAANGPDRCYLCKRAVFASIRSLGDHAAIVDGTNADDDPARPGRRALRELGVLSPLESCGLSKDMVRDVAKELKLPNHDAPSDSCLATRIPVNIRLSRRALDQVECMEKTVKNLGVTRVRARCDDLVTTVEFPARESRIMQKNGDMVRSEARRLGFADCRFREWDA
- the larB gene encoding nickel pincer cofactor biosynthesis protein LarB yields the protein MSMDALLDELLSGRMDREDFKRQVLDHAFLDAGCARLDVHRQKRTGGPEVVYCESKSPEQVAEIFDVLDRENGAVLGTRATPAHAEAVRTVLKDVEYDPVSRLLQKGGASRRSGRIVVVSAGTSDAPVAEEAAQTAEFLGSNVERHYDCGVAGIHRLFSVAGSFCGAGAVIAVAGMEGALPSVVGGLSEPPVIAVPTSVGYGANFGGLAALLAMMNACAPGIGVVNIDNGFGAGFLAHKINARTLAPGRE
- a CDS encoding LarC family nickel insertion protein; translated protein: MKYLYLDCSTGVSGDMLLASMAHALEELDGPGAGFDFLQSELARLGLDGFHLEFSCKSVSHISTRHVDVVQTKDQPLRTLSDLQRIIEASELPERAASRSLEAVELLARAEAKVHGVDVDRIHFHEIGAVDTIADICGSMVLAEALGVDRIVCSPVDLGSGFVQIAHGTLPVPAPACAELATGLAVFATPCGMERATPTGLAVLRTLADECGSLPLGTVRAVGYGSGGRSCDEQPTYVRAFVLESVAVQPMVREHAHG
- a CDS encoding DUF3431 domain-containing protein — translated: MADDVRVIVARYREDVSWLRELGYPFLIYDKSDDPFPGAVPLPNIGREAHTYLTHIVREYDTLAPVTAFVQGDPFDHLSDHGRATVDDLRRIIADVADRGTPFKGLAWFRLKCDGLGRPHDLRKPENRGRWAGWGRDIPVAEIFGHLFQAEPPVQFIARAATGNFCVTRERIRTRPRAFYEYALSLVLADPQDENNTGHAFERLWQLIFNGNAAWNRDRYPGTEA